The DNA sequence CAAACCACCGCAGCAGAACCACAATctcagaggcagagagagagagagagagagagagagagagagagagagagagagagagagagagagagagagagagagagagagagaccccaaaTTTGCATATTTACTTCACTGCTGACGAAGAAGAAGGCAAGCTTTCTACTACATTTATGATTTACCGCATCACCTGCCTCTCTTTTCACGGTTCCCTGGGCGTGTGGAGGCGTGGGTGGCAGGTGTGCGTGTGGGCGGGCGTGTGGGGTGCAGATGTGTGGGTGGGCGTGGGTGAACTCTCATATGTTGCTTAGAAAGTGGGTGGGAAGCGTGCGTGCGAGGTtgtgggtgagtgtgagtgggtgtgagtgggtgtgtgggtgagtgggtgggtcgTGAAGTGGTAGGCTTGGGTGGgtgaatgggtgggtgggtgggctgAGTGGGTAGCGAATGGGCGAACATACTCAGAACATTAGGTCGTGAGGATGGGCGGGTTGGATTCCATAGTCTCAaagcgtgctctctctctctctctctctctctctctctctctctctctctctctctctctctctctctctgtcactcccGTCCATTCCAAATCACAGTTGACCTCCACATAAGAGCTTGCCGTCGtgaatttccatctctctctctctctctctctctctctctctctctctctctctctctctctctctctctctctctctctctctctctctcagtaaattgAAAAATTGGCGTGGGCAGCTCCTATATTCccctcttccactcccttccactccctccctcttttgcAAATTGGAACGTACATGGCACTTatgattctttctctctctctctctctctctctctctctctctctctctctctctctctctctctctctctctctctctctctctgcacttttCACTGGTCTTTTGCAGTTTTTAGAAAGTTTTCTGTTTTCCGTTTCAGAAGTTGTATTTGATTCTCCTTAAAAGtcagcgagtgtgtgtgtgtgtgtgtgtgtgtgtgtgtgtgtgtgtgtgtgtgtgtgtgtgtgtgtgtgtgtgtgtgcgtgtgtgtgcgtgcgtgtgcgtgcatgtgcgtgggtgtgtgtgtgtgaacagcaAGAACAAATAATGCAGTTGAAACAAAAGGTGGGAGAGAAAATATGTTCAaaactgcaggagagagagagagagagagagagagagagagagagagagagagagagagagagagagagagagagagagagagagactatccaCTACACCTCATACAGTTATCAGGTATCAGGGCAGCTGCACGGAAGCCccgagggtgaagggagggaagtattGTTTGAGGCAAGTGGGATTGTGTTATCTAAattctacaactgctactacatcctctctgcctctcctctactactactactactactactactactaatgctactactactactagtactactactactactactactactactgacattACCACTCTATGCTGTTGACATTATGGTAATATTAATTGTTTTATGCAATGACTGTTAgtgcattacattacattacattagcGTGTACTATTTGATTACTAATAATTACATGAATTGATGACAGCTCggattattaccaccaccaccaccgccgccgccaccgcccccATCGATAACTACAGCAGGAGCAATAACAACACAATCACTTCAAGAACATTAGACACTTCCATCGATAGCAACAACAACTGTAAcaccatcaacaataacaacagctttTATTTCTACCATTACGTCTAATCTTAATGCAAACAacaatcgttttttttttttttcccttttcttttctattttttcttatttacatccaccaccatcaccgcaacTATTTTCACCTCCCCCTTTtgctgcccaccaccaccaccaccaccaccaccaccaccaccactgcatgaATTCATTTAGTTAATACGATTTGCATTGACGAATTGTGAAGCCGAGCGGTTAATATGGTTTTAATGGaggcgtgtatgtgtgtatgtgtatgtgtgtgcgtgcgtgtgtatagAAACAGGGAGTAGGGGACGGTGTATAGAGGGAGTGTATGGGGCGCGTCTCCCTTCCAATATTGTataggtgggagggagagagggagtgggacgGTGTGTAGTTAATATAAAGCTTTGAAACCTTCCGTCTATCATTAGTATTGTGTCTCGTGGGTGTTGTGTGTTCGAAAAAAGAGCAACacaagtttgtttttgttttgttttttccttgtgcgtgtgtgtgtgtgtgtgtgtgtgtgtgtgtgtgtgtgtgtgtgtttgtgtgtttgtgtgtgtgtgtgtgtgtgtatgtgtgtgtgtgtgtgtattcgtgtTCTGGGTGATGTGTTTTGTACTACAGCAGcacaaacttttttctttatgtgcgcgttgtgcgtgtgcgtgtgtgtgggtgcttgtccgtgtgtgtgtgtgtgtgtgtgtgtgtgtgtgtgtgtgtgtgtgtgtgtgtgtgtgtgcgcggacCACTTAAAGTAGCGCGTTGTATGCATAGTCCACTCTTCCTACATGTCAATATTGCATCGTTTCACAGCAACAACATTCACTGTTCACGaccaaacaggcagacagacaaacaaacaaacaaacaaacaaacatcacgTAAAAGCCAGATACTCTATTCCCGAAAGCCCAAACAACACAAGAAAGTACatccctttttttgtttgtttgtttgtttgttagttatcagGAGTTGTcttatatcttcctttccttcttcttcttctttctccaagTGGCAAAGTCcaattgtttcttgttttcgtcatattttcattttcttccggacttttttttttctttttgtttctctttaagCTACCTGGAAATACAACCTAAGCATCTCCTGcgtattgtgttgtgtgtgtgtgtgtgtgtgtgtgtgtgtgtgtgtgtgtgtgtgtgtgtgtgtgtgtgtgtgtgtgcgtgcgtgcgtgcgttgtgTAAGAGCATTACTGGTGATACcacacacaggaaaagaaacacacacaggaaaagaaaggcatTGCGCAGACGGGactattttttatctctctctctctctctctctctctctctctctctctctctctctctctctctctctctctctctctctctctctctcaaacacacgcacacgtacacacatttgttctcttttttgcCCCTCGCTCATATTTCTATTTGCTGCTTCAATACACTTGTCATGGCCATGattatgcacacacacgcacgcacacacacacacacacacacacacacacacacacacacacacacacacacacacacacacacacacacacacacacacacacacacacacacacacacacacagagagagagagagagagagagagagagagagagagagagagagagagagagagagagagagagagagagagagagagagagagagagagagagagagagagagagagagagagagagagagagagagactgattgattgattgatttataaTACCGCAACTACGTGATCAAATGTcgcaactgagagagagagagagagagagagagagagagaggtgagcagAATAATGATACGCCGTAGGATCAGTCCAAGCTTCTTATCAGTGCTAGTAAAATATTTATCTCATTTGAGGCATCTGTGGCTAAGccgtttgggagagagagagagagagagagagagagagagagagagagagagagagagagagagagagagagagagagagagagagaggaatggtatggaaggagaaagagtaggtagagagatggagagaagagaaataagatggagggaagaacgggagtgggagaggtcgagagatggagagaagagaaatggaagggacggaaaaaaaaaaagatggagagagagaaataggaaggagggagacaggggaagagagagagagagagagagagagagagagagagagagagagagagagagagagagagagagagagagagaaataggaagggggaggtggggaagagaaggaagctggACCTGTATTCAAGGCGGGGATATTAAATTCATGTGACATGTTTCACCCCACCCCCTTCCCAACACCCTCCcaaccccctctctcccctctctctctctctctcatccaaccCCCCACCAGCATATCACCTGAGCCTGTTTCGAGACGGGAGAAAATTATCAGGTTACCCCCCacctcttcaccctctctcctttatccctctccctccctctccctcacttctttaccagtactctctctcctctccctgctctctTACATCCCGCACCAACCTGTTTTCttacatctctctttctctcgctctttctctctctctctctcaacccccgTACTTACCTCCTTCTTAGTCCCCCCTccatccaccgccaccagtagggatatgaaaagaaaacgggcgcTCATTGTgatcttaagagagagagaatggggacgAAATTCGATGATACCTTACTCTcatctctctcgctcgctcttactcactcactcactctccccctccctcttttacTTAACAAAcgtcatcattctctctctctctctctctctctctctctctctctctctctctctctctctctctctctctctctctctctctctctctctctcgtgttcatatttttttccacttaattaatccatgaaaagaataatttttgtcagaggggaggaaaagcgAAGGTGGTggtaacttctctctctctctctctctctctctctctctctctctctctctctctctctctctctctctctctctctctctgtaaccctTGTacgcccttccctcctctctgaaGGCGAcgcagaagggagggaaggagctgCAGGGCCGGAGCTTCCCCTCTGAAGACCCTAAAAGCTGTTGGGCGGtcgtgaggggaaagagggaagagagggaaaggtggtGTGACTCGTGGACCcgttttcctgtttattttgtttcccttttccttccttcatgttcttttatacattttttttatatattttttgttgtccCCCTTCGTTTCCTGGGTCTTGATCTTTCAGTGcggtgtatctctctctctctctctctctctctctctctctctctctctctctctctctctctctctctctctctctctctctctctctctctctctcttatttttcattttctcttttttttatttattttctccttgtctctttttttcttgatttttttctgttatttgttGTTAAGATTTAGGTGTCTCGTCTTACACTGAATTCTTAacgttcttctttttattctttcgtttttgTAACATCTCGAGTCATAATTATTATCCTCTCCTGACGTTCCTCTTCTCCAATAATTTCCCTTGGGAGTTTTGCCTCATTTATCTCTCTAcgcttctactttttttttttccttttgttttgtcgtttttgtttgcttcaaagtttttttttctcatttactcaCTACAAAACGTGCTGCGTTTTGTACTTTTtcgcttacattttttttttcagttcacaCCCTTGTTCTgtctattttcccttctttttccatcactctcatcctccctctttatttctttttctttttctatcgtCTTTAGAACCTTGCATTACCCGATTTGCATGCGATTATGTGTATTTTAACCCTTAAGctgcttttttcccttctttacgCAATCCTTTTAGTGTGATGCATTGACGCACATCACCATAATATGACCACTTTGTTACGTCACCATCAAATTAACCAatctctcattcctccccatCAATCACCTTCACCCATCATCATTTTCCTACATTCCCTCACACTTTCATCCTCAGCTCACCCGTCACCCCTACAGCGACACCCCTTTCACACCTGAcaccctcaccttcacccttccctcaGCTGTCACCTgtattcctcatctttcctttgcctcgtctcatgTTGCTTCTTGGCTACTAATCCCTCGTGTGTGAGCATCGGGTGTGGCTGGCTTAGAGGTTGtgtagggaagggagaagagaaggaggaggaggaggagatatcgTGTTATTGCAGTGGTGTCGTATTGTTATCcacgaaggagggagagggagagagagggagggagagatcaTTGTAACCCTCCTGTTGACGTGGGTGGCGGCCgatcgtctctctccctctctccctctgtcgcCCTCCtgaagaagtgagggagggagagaggaagaaggggattaGTCAGTGCTGAGACGCGGCTGCCCCTTGGAACCCCTTGGAACCCCCACCCACCGGCGTCGTCTGCAAGCTGTCAAGGAGCGTCGTAAGGGTTCCGTTGTGGTTTGCAGGGCCTCGCCGCGCCCCGTCCACATCCTTCTCCAGTGTCCCGCCGCTCTACGATGGACGAAAAATGCGGAGGGAGAGaacgagagtgagagaggatgggaggagagagtgggagggtaGTAGGTGGTAGGGAGTCATGGCCGCGCCCGATAAACGGAGGGAAGAATAGAGAGGGACGTTCCTGTATACTTTTATGGAACTTGGTAGCCGGAAACGCCATTCCCACACGGCTCCCCCGATTTTACAGACGACTTCCCGCAGCCTCTGAATAAACACTTGACCTTCAGAAGACCACGACCACGccgcctggaggaggagaaggaggaggatgtttaGAGAAgtgtaggtagtggtggtggtggtggaggatgaagaggtAAAATGCAGGCAAAGGTGTGAGGAGGTAACGGCGGCGAGGCttatgatgaaaggaaaagatgaaggaaatgacGTGGGTTTAatggatatatattttttcttcagtgGGGAAAATGAGACGGGAGGCGCGTTAGTGAAAGCGAAGATgaggtaatgatgatgagaaatTGAGTAATGCATCCTGTTCCCTTGAATTAAGTGAATGCGCAtcaacctttattttttttttccttctctctctctctctctctctctctctctctctctctctctctctctctctctctctctctctctctctcgtaatactcaagaggaagaaataagatacGTGGGATGgagagcaaaggaaggaaggaagaaaggcaatatataggagaggggaagaatcaTAAGAAGAGTTATGTGAAatcaaagataataataataataataatggaggagAAACGACAGATGCTCaatagagggaggagaagagggaggaggaggaggaggagggagaatttCGTCACcataaaggaaaataggaggagggggaggagatagGTGAATGTAAGGCAGGtagtgagggtggaggaggaggaggaggaggaggagggaagaaagaaccGCAGGCATGTCCCCTTCACCACCCTCATCTCCCACAGcatccgtcctcctcctcctcctcctcctcctcctcctcctcctcctcctcctcctcctcctccttctcctcctcctcctcctctttaccatCAATATTTGTAAGCACTAACAAACTCATTAACCATAACCATCcttcaatcaccaccaccaccaccaccatcaccaccattaccataatCATCAAAGCcgcaccatcattaccaccaccatccgtCTTCCTCCAGCAatatccaccaccatcatcccttCCCTATATTTAATAATGCCAATATTTGCTACCACAATATccattcatccctccttcccccattttcaccatcaccaccatcaccaccatcaccaccatcaccatcatcaccatccctgCCTTGGTTACTATTATTTGCTCAGCCGCtatcaccactgctattactattactaccactactactaccaccatcaccgccatcaccatcgcttccttcatcaccatcatcatcataattagcAAGTATACAAGAGTCTTCTTTTGAGCTTTCCATCTTCCTCGTTACCTTTGTCTacccctccattctctctctctctctctctctctctctctctctctctctctctctctctctctctctctctctctctctctctctcccctgttctTCTCGAGCCTATTCGGTCCCATGAGAACCTCTTatgctcctcttctctttatctcctcgtcctcctcctcctcctcctcctcctcctcttcctcctcctcctcttcctttcatttcagatcctctctttctcatgtATTTTCGCTttgttagttctctctctctctctctctctctctctctctctctctctctctctctctctctctctctctctctctctctctctctctctctctctctctctctctctctctctctccccattgtagttattcttatgttctttcattAACTAACCGACAgaaatgcctcctcctcctcctcctcctcctcctcctcctcctcctcctcctcctcctcctcctcctcctccgtcctgtGAACTTTATTTGTGTATCTCATTTCCATGTCTATTTTTATATTCCaatctaaaaagttatattttcatgtttaaaACTTGGTAaatttctcatctttatttatttttttttctctctctctctcaagctcgTGAACGTCGTAAAGtgattcaatttttttttttttttttatcaccgtGAAAGTTTGCATCCTCCTCTTgactttcgctctctctctctgtctttctttctatacatatatctgtctttctttttttcctgtctctgtctctcgctatctctgtttctctgtcccCGTGTTCGCCGATAAATATGTACTGAGATATGAATTTCTGAGAGCAGGCGGCCATACATCAGTGGTGTGGCCGGCGGCTGATATTGGCCTCAAGACATCAATCTGGGGATCAATATACACTGGACTTCCATTCCCTATAAGGCCAGTGTGACGCGAggcgggggagggggaatgCGTCGCGGTTgctgaggcgaggcgaggcgaggcgggtgTGA is a window from the Scylla paramamosain isolate STU-SP2022 chromosome 11, ASM3559412v1, whole genome shotgun sequence genome containing:
- the LOC135104636 gene encoding uncharacterized protein LOC135104636, with the translated sequence MVERFNRIGVKGQGSFTGQEGVGSGGTLEKDVDGARRGPANHNGTLTTLLDSLQTTPPTHPPIHPPKPTTSRPTHSPTHPLTPTHTHPQPRTHASHPLSKQHMRVHPRPPTHLHPTRPPTRTPATHASTRPGNREKRGSPSPSPPPIPTHPPIHPPTHPPKSLLRRPCSPTHTPPPTHRRPPPTRPPVEDVGARVV